One part of the Acetoanaerobium sticklandii genome encodes these proteins:
- the eutC gene encoding ethanolamine ammonia-lyase subunit EutC, with protein MISEKDLKCLIEKVMTEYAKENSNLNDMSSASPKIEDNIDDSDIKDITAKPIQEIFYVPNPENKEEYMKLKAKTPARVGVWRAGCRYTTETMLRFRADHAVAMDAVFNDVPEDFPAELGLFSVKTKCKDKDEYLTRPDLGRVFDEENINIIKEKCKKNPKVQVYVSDGLSSTAIEANVKNTLPAIMAGLKDYGIDVGTPFFVKYGRVGAMDAISEAVGAELTCVLIGERPGLATGESMSCYMTYKAYPGIPEAKRTVVSNIHKSGTPSSEAGAHIADILKKILENKASGVDLKL; from the coding sequence ATGATTTCAGAAAAAGATTTAAAATGCTTGATTGAAAAGGTTATGACTGAATATGCAAAGGAAAATTCTAACCTGAATGATATGTCTTCTGCTTCTCCAAAGATAGAAGATAATATAGACGATTCAGATATTAAGGATATAACAGCAAAGCCTATCCAAGAGATATTTTATGTACCAAACCCAGAAAACAAAGAAGAATATATGAAATTAAAAGCAAAGACTCCTGCTAGAGTGGGAGTTTGGAGAGCGGGATGTAGATACACAACAGAAACCATGCTCAGATTCAGAGCTGACCATGCTGTGGCTATGGATGCAGTGTTTAACGATGTTCCAGAGGATTTTCCAGCAGAGCTTGGATTGTTTTCTGTAAAGACCAAATGCAAGGATAAGGATGAATATCTTACAAGACCTGATTTAGGAAGAGTATTTGATGAAGAAAATATAAATATCATCAAAGAAAAATGTAAGAAAAATCCTAAGGTTCAGGTTTATGTATCAGATGGACTGAGCTCTACAGCTATAGAAGCCAATGTGAAGAACACTCTTCCAGCTATTATGGCAGGGCTTAAAGATTACGGCATAGATGTAGGAACTCCATTCTTTGTAAAATACGGCAGAGTAGGAGCTATGGATGCTATCTCTGAGGCAGTAGGAGCAGAATTAACCTGCGTGCTTATAGGAGAAAGACCTGGTCTTGCAACAGGAGAAAGTATGAGCTGCTATATGACCTATAAAGCATACCCAGGTATACCAGAGGCAAAGAGAACAGTAGTTTCAAATATTCACAAAAGTGGAACGCCATCTTCTGAGGCTGGAGCACATATAGCTGATATTTTGAAAAAAATATTAGAAAACAAAGCCAGTGGTGTAGATTTAAAATTGTAA
- the eutL gene encoding ethanolamine utilization microcompartment protein EutL has translation MKNDALKTTILSMKVISNVDESMVREFTLPQGHKSIGMFTADCDDVSYTALDEATKKADVKVVYAKSFYGGAANANTKLAGEVIGIISGPNPAEVKSGLNAIVDFIESGVSFTSANDDDSIAYYAYCISRTGSYLSEVAGIQEGEAIAYLIAPPLEAMYALDAALKAADVRMAAFYGPPSETNFGGGLLTGSQSACKAACDAFAEAVKFVAENPTKF, from the coding sequence ATGAAAAATGATGCTCTAAAGACGACTATACTGAGCATGAAAGTTATATCAAATGTAGATGAATCAATGGTAAGAGAATTCACTCTTCCTCAGGGGCATAAAAGTATAGGTATGTTTACAGCTGACTGCGACGATGTGTCTTATACTGCTTTGGATGAAGCTACTAAAAAAGCTGATGTAAAGGTAGTGTATGCAAAATCATTCTATGGAGGGGCTGCAAATGCCAACACTAAGCTAGCTGGAGAAGTAATAGGAATAATTTCAGGTCCTAACCCAGCTGAAGTAAAAAGCGGACTTAATGCCATAGTGGATTTTATAGAAAGTGGAGTATCCTTCACAAGTGCAAATGACGATGATTCCATAGCTTATTATGCTTATTGCATATCAAGAACAGGAAGCTACCTTTCTGAAGTGGCAGGTATACAAGAAGGCGAAGCAATAGCTTATCTTATTGCACCACCACTTGAGGCTATGTACGCTCTTGATGCAGCGCTAAAGGCTGCAGATGTAAGAATGGCTGCCTTTTATGGACCGCCATCTGAAACTAACTTTGGAGGAGGACTGTTAACTGGAAGCCAATCTGCTTGTAAAGCTGCTTGTGATGCTTTTGCAGAGGCTGTGAAGTTTGTAGCTGAGAATCCTACAAAGTTCTAA
- a CDS encoding acetaldehyde dehydrogenase (acetylating) has product MEYEMDKDLRSLQIVRDLVKKAKIAQKMFREYDQIHVDFIVDELAKSAEKNSVKLAEMAVSETGYGNVKDKTTKNVFASRILHEYIKNMKTIGVIHEDEQHGIVEIGVPFGVIAGLVPSTNPTSTAIYKALISLKAGNAIIFSPHPAALCCIMEVVDILRETLKKNGFPEDLISCISVPTMEATDALMKHQDVSLILATGGSAMVRAAYSSGTPALGVGPGNVPAFIEKTADIKMAVSRIIAGKIFDNGVICASEQAVVVEREIYKEVKKEFINQGCYFVNEEEKLKMEKIIDTPYGSLNAKIVGKTASQLADMAKIEVPENTKIIIAEETGVGKGYPFSREKLSPILAFYVEDDWKKGCDKCIELLDYGGMGHTLGIHSNDKDIIMEFALRKPASRIIVNSPTTHGAIGATTNLAPALTLGCGAVGGSATSDNVSPMNLINIRRLAYGKSEAEDLKPRELVNSSCQTPNISQINDTEKLVKTVVDLLMKQLSH; this is encoded by the coding sequence TTGGAATATGAAATGGACAAGGATTTACGTTCTTTGCAGATTGTAAGAGACCTCGTAAAAAAAGCAAAAATCGCTCAAAAGATGTTTCGTGAATATGATCAGATTCATGTGGATTTCATAGTGGATGAGCTTGCAAAATCAGCTGAAAAAAATTCAGTGAAATTAGCAGAAATGGCAGTATCTGAAACTGGCTATGGAAACGTAAAGGATAAAACTACAAAAAATGTTTTCGCCAGCAGAATACTACATGAATACATCAAAAATATGAAGACCATAGGCGTGATTCATGAAGATGAGCAGCATGGTATTGTGGAAATAGGTGTGCCTTTTGGAGTAATTGCAGGACTCGTGCCATCCACTAATCCAACCTCTACAGCTATATACAAGGCTTTGATATCGCTAAAAGCAGGAAATGCCATTATTTTTAGCCCACATCCAGCAGCGCTTTGCTGCATTATGGAGGTGGTAGATATTTTAAGAGAGACTCTTAAGAAAAATGGATTTCCTGAGGATTTGATATCCTGTATATCTGTTCCGACTATGGAGGCGACAGATGCACTTATGAAGCATCAGGATGTATCTCTTATACTCGCTACAGGAGGCTCAGCTATGGTAAGAGCAGCTTACAGCTCAGGGACTCCAGCGCTTGGAGTAGGTCCTGGAAACGTACCTGCCTTTATTGAAAAAACTGCTGATATCAAAATGGCTGTTAGCAGAATAATAGCTGGAAAAATCTTTGACAACGGAGTAATATGTGCTTCAGAGCAAGCTGTAGTAGTTGAAAGAGAAATTTACAAGGAAGTTAAGAAAGAATTTATAAATCAAGGCTGTTACTTCGTAAACGAAGAAGAAAAGCTCAAAATGGAAAAAATAATAGATACGCCATATGGAAGTCTGAATGCAAAGATAGTAGGTAAAACTGCAAGCCAGCTCGCAGATATGGCAAAAATAGAAGTGCCAGAGAATACAAAAATAATAATTGCTGAAGAAACTGGAGTAGGAAAGGGCTATCCATTTTCTAGAGAAAAGCTATCGCCTATCCTTGCTTTTTATGTAGAGGATGATTGGAAAAAAGGCTGTGATAAGTGCATAGAGCTACTTGATTATGGAGGAATGGGACATACTCTTGGAATCCATTCAAACGACAAGGATATAATCATGGAGTTTGCACTTAGAAAGCCAGCATCTAGAATAATTGTAAACTCTCCTACTACTCACGGAGCAATAGGAGCAACCACTAACCTTGCGCCAGCTCTTACCCTAGGATGCGGTGCTGTAGGAGGAAGTGCTACCTCAGACAATGTGAGCCCTATGAACTTAATAAATATAAGGCGCCTAGCATATGGCAAAAGTGAAGCAGAGGATCTAAAGCCAAGAGAGCTTGTTAATAGCTCATGCCAGACACCAAATATAAGCCAAATAAATGATACTGAAAAGCTTGTTAAGACAGTTGTGGATTTGTTGATGAAACAGCTTAGTCACTAA
- a CDS encoding BMC domain-containing protein, whose protein sequence is MANANALGMIETKGLIGAIEAADAMVKAANVTLVGKELVGGGLVTVMVRGDVGAVKAATDAGAAAADRVGELLSVHVIPRPHMEVESILPQTKPQAE, encoded by the coding sequence ATGGCAAACGCTAACGCATTAGGAATGATAGAAACTAAAGGTCTTATTGGAGCAATAGAGGCAGCAGATGCAATGGTAAAAGCAGCTAACGTTACCTTGGTAGGAAAAGAGCTTGTTGGTGGAGGACTAGTTACAGTTATGGTAAGAGGAGATGTAGGAGCTGTAAAGGCAGCTACAGATGCAGGAGCAGCAGCGGCTGATAGAGTAGGAGAGCTACTATCAGTACACGTAATACCAAGACCACATATGGAAGTAGAGTCTATCCTTCCTCAGACTAAACCTCAAGCTGAATAG
- a CDS encoding cobalamin adenosyltransferase in ethanolamine utilization — translation MAVITESALRTQLKSKTATVYAVNKGDKLTPSASEYLKTKGIELIYSDDEKAVNDKVASKWDEAPVKSADENKISKKYVCYYTGAWFSEKPEFMTQIEGNKLVYKDHQRIAFRGKLDSTEAQALYTLSLIDDSKKQIKAGLKEIYLHLRKMMRAEVLGEHLEEFSMLSMDQAQLRELSHNPKKYFGNGHFILTGEEDKDVLLLNILRTRLRELEIEGLRAFRKENTVDRKDIMMNLNRLSSAVYVLMLKATYEK, via the coding sequence ATGGCAGTAATTACAGAATCTGCCTTAAGGACTCAGTTAAAAAGTAAAACTGCTACGGTCTATGCCGTAAATAAAGGTGATAAACTCACTCCCTCAGCTTCAGAATATCTCAAAACCAAAGGAATAGAATTAATCTACTCCGATGATGAAAAAGCAGTGAATGATAAAGTAGCCTCTAAATGGGATGAAGCTCCTGTAAAAAGTGCAGATGAAAATAAAATATCCAAAAAATATGTCTGTTATTATACAGGGGCTTGGTTTTCTGAAAAACCAGAATTTATGACTCAAATTGAAGGAAACAAACTGGTATACAAAGATCACCAAAGAATCGCTTTTAGAGGTAAGCTGGATTCAACTGAAGCTCAGGCGCTCTACACACTTAGCCTTATAGATGATTCAAAAAAGCAGATTAAGGCAGGTCTAAAGGAAATATATCTGCATCTTAGAAAAATGATGCGTGCAGAGGTTTTAGGAGAGCATTTAGAAGAATTCTCTATGCTCTCGATGGATCAGGCCCAGTTAAGGGAGCTATCTCATAATCCTAAGAAATATTTTGGAAATGGCCATTTTATTTTAACAGGAGAAGAGGATAAAGATGTACTGCTTTTAAATATTCTAAGAACTAGGCTAAGAGAGCTTGAGATAGAGGGACTAAGAGCGTTTAGAAAGGAAAATACCGTAGATAGAAAAGATATAATGATGAATCTCAATAGACTTAGCAGTGCTGTGTATGTATTAATGCTAAAAGCAACCTATGAGAAATGA
- the pduL gene encoding phosphate propanoyltransferase — MNEEMMKELILKIMKELDFNKDSSILEASPDEKVQTGAFDDSFQVEVSARHIHLSKEHLEALFKDQEIGIKKELSQPGQYQADIRVTLIGPKGVLQNIAVLGPSRNNTQIELSLTDARVLGINPPVRDSGDTKGSAGVIISANGRAIELTEGVIIAKRHIHMTPKDAVLRGVKDKDLVKVRVEGDRPLIFDDVLVRVSDKYSLAMHIDFDEANAVGHRPDSRGRIVFYSERIKLENKPLVKEETSSELKECFIEKKLISEEMIKELVKSESKIVNIPKASILTPLAVDFIKEKRIELKRV; from the coding sequence ATGAATGAAGAAATGATGAAGGAGCTCATATTAAAAATCATGAAAGAGCTAGATTTTAATAAAGATTCTTCTATTCTTGAAGCCTCACCTGATGAAAAGGTCCAAACTGGAGCTTTTGATGATTCGTTTCAAGTAGAAGTCTCAGCAAGGCATATCCACCTTAGTAAGGAACATCTTGAGGCACTTTTCAAGGATCAGGAAATAGGAATAAAAAAGGAGCTTTCTCAGCCAGGACAGTATCAGGCTGATATTAGGGTAACTCTAATAGGGCCAAAGGGAGTGCTTCAAAATATAGCTGTTCTTGGGCCGTCTAGAAATAATACTCAAATAGAGCTGTCTCTTACAGATGCTAGAGTTCTTGGGATTAATCCTCCTGTTCGTGATTCTGGAGACACAAAGGGAAGTGCAGGAGTTATAATCAGTGCCAATGGCAGAGCTATTGAGCTTACTGAAGGAGTTATAATTGCTAAGAGGCATATTCATATGACTCCTAAAGATGCAGTCTTAAGAGGAGTGAAGGACAAGGATTTAGTAAAGGTAAGAGTTGAAGGAGATAGACCTCTGATATTTGATGATGTACTGGTGAGAGTCAGTGATAAATACAGCCTTGCTATGCATATAGATTTTGATGAGGCAAATGCTGTTGGCCATAGACCAGATAGCAGAGGAAGAATAGTGTTTTATTCTGAAAGAATCAAGCTGGAAAATAAGCCTCTAGTTAAAGAGGAAACTAGCAGTGAGCTTAAAGAGTGCTTTATAGAAAAAAAGCTTATATCTGAGGAAATGATTAAGGAGCTAGTAAAATCAGAGTCTAAGATAGTCAATATACCTAAAGCTAGCATATTGACTCCTCTAGCTGTAGATTTTATTAAAGAAAAAAGGATAGAGCTAAAAAGAGTGTAA
- the eutH gene encoding ethanolamine utilization protein EutH has product MPSINEIILYIMIVFMVVGAVDKIFGNKFGYGEKFDEGFMAMGSLAIAMVGVVSLAPVLANVLRPIVEPVYVFLGADPAMFATTLLANDMGGYPLAMQLAKTEEAGLFAGLILGAMMGPTIVFTIPVALGIIKKEDHKYLAKGVLAGMITIPIGCFVGGLVAGFDLTMILKNLVPIIIVSALLAVGLWFIPEKMIKGFTVFGQGVVVVITIGTAAIIVETLTGGKLVLIPGMAPIQDGILIVGSIAITLAGAFPLVHFITKVFNKPLMQVGKLLGMGDVAAAGMVATLANNIPMFGLMKDMDERGKVLNVAFAVSAAFVFGDHLGFTAGVNKDMIFPMVAGKLVAGITAVILASFITPKNKIEEPAIEQPNVISE; this is encoded by the coding sequence ATGCCAAGCATTAATGAAATCATCCTGTATATCATGATTGTTTTCATGGTAGTAGGAGCAGTAGATAAGATTTTTGGAAATAAATTTGGTTATGGGGAAAAATTTGACGAAGGCTTTATGGCTATGGGCTCACTTGCTATTGCAATGGTAGGGGTAGTTTCTCTTGCTCCTGTGCTTGCAAATGTACTAAGACCTATAGTAGAGCCAGTGTATGTATTTTTGGGAGCTGACCCAGCGATGTTTGCAACTACGCTTCTTGCAAACGACATGGGAGGCTATCCTCTAGCTATGCAGCTTGCAAAGACGGAAGAAGCAGGTCTGTTTGCAGGGCTGATTTTAGGAGCTATGATGGGACCTACAATAGTATTTACAATACCGGTAGCTCTAGGAATAATTAAAAAGGAAGATCATAAATATCTAGCAAAGGGTGTTCTTGCAGGTATGATTACTATACCTATAGGATGCTTTGTTGGAGGACTAGTTGCAGGCTTTGATTTGACTATGATACTTAAAAATCTAGTTCCAATCATCATAGTTTCAGCACTGCTTGCTGTTGGACTGTGGTTTATACCAGAAAAAATGATAAAAGGCTTTACTGTATTTGGACAGGGCGTAGTAGTAGTTATAACCATTGGTACTGCAGCGATTATAGTTGAGACCTTGACAGGAGGAAAGCTAGTGCTTATCCCTGGAATGGCGCCTATTCAAGATGGTATTTTAATTGTTGGTTCAATTGCGATTACACTTGCTGGAGCTTTTCCTCTGGTGCATTTTATCACCAAGGTGTTCAATAAGCCTCTAATGCAAGTTGGAAAGCTTCTTGGCATGGGAGATGTAGCAGCAGCGGGTATGGTTGCTACTCTTGCAAACAATATACCTATGTTTGGACTTATGAAGGATATGGATGAAAGAGGTAAGGTTTTAAACGTTGCCTTTGCAGTAAGTGCGGCTTTTGTATTTGGAGATCACTTGGGCTTTACTGCTGGAGTTAACAAGGATATGATTTTCCCTATGGTAGCAGGAAAATTAGTAGCTGGTATAACAGCTGTAATTCTAGCTAGCTTTATTACTCCTAAAAATAAAATAGAAGAGCCTGCAATAGAGCAGCCAAATGTGATTTCAGAGTAA
- a CDS encoding cupin domain-containing protein, giving the protein MNLDEKVLESLVRKVVGELMAAKMPELEKDIDPKTGIMSIKAEKVVCEKFDTGHINDKVYLKDVLSLDESPRLGCGMMEMDNSAFEWTLKYDEIDYVIDGVLEIRLKDKTIRGEKGDIIFIPKDSEIVFATPSTVRFMYVTYPANWSEQ; this is encoded by the coding sequence ATGAATCTAGATGAAAAGGTACTAGAGTCTTTAGTTAGAAAGGTAGTAGGAGAGCTTATGGCAGCCAAAATGCCAGAGCTTGAAAAGGATATTGATCCTAAGACTGGCATAATGTCTATTAAAGCAGAAAAGGTAGTGTGTGAGAAGTTTGACACAGGTCATATAAATGACAAGGTTTATTTAAAGGATGTACTAAGCCTTGACGAAAGTCCAAGACTAGGCTGTGGCATGATGGAAATGGATAACTCTGCTTTTGAATGGACGCTTAAATACGATGAAATAGATTATGTGATAGATGGGGTTCTTGAAATCAGGTTAAAGGATAAAACCATAAGAGGGGAAAAGGGCGATATTATTTTTATTCCAAAGGATTCAGAGATAGTATTTGCTACTCCTTCCACTGTTAGGTTTATGTATGTAACATATCCGGCAAATTGGAGTGAGCAGTAA
- the eutJ gene encoding ethanolamine utilization protein EutJ: MSSCLEIFSYCDELVDEFEKVISCPKKEKSSVYYTGVDLGTAYVVLAVLDENKKPVAGAYRRASVVKDGMVVDYMGAIKIVRELKNEIEEKLDAKLVYAAAALPPGTTSLDSGAIKHVVQGAGFELTALLDEPTAANAVLKISDGAIVDVGGGTTGISILKDSKVIYVADEPTGGTHFSLVIAGAYKMPFEEADTYKRDEKNHKELTPVIKPVVDKVSSIINTHIKNHDVSEVYLVGGTCCFNNIEEMIENYIKIPTIKPKNPLFVTPLGIALNCTQEIME; the protein is encoded by the coding sequence ATGAGCTCTTGCCTTGAAATATTTTCCTATTGCGACGAGCTAGTAGATGAATTTGAAAAAGTGATAAGCTGTCCTAAAAAAGAAAAATCCTCTGTATACTACACAGGGGTGGATTTGGGTACGGCATATGTAGTGCTTGCAGTGCTCGATGAAAATAAAAAACCAGTTGCTGGAGCCTATAGAAGAGCTTCCGTAGTCAAAGATGGAATGGTAGTGGATTACATGGGAGCAATAAAAATAGTAAGAGAATTAAAAAATGAAATAGAAGAAAAGCTAGATGCGAAGCTTGTTTATGCAGCAGCAGCGCTTCCACCAGGGACCACGAGTCTTGACTCTGGAGCGATAAAGCATGTAGTTCAGGGAGCGGGATTCGAACTTACTGCACTTTTAGATGAGCCTACAGCTGCAAATGCAGTGCTTAAAATAAGCGATGGAGCAATAGTTGATGTGGGCGGCGGAACTACAGGGATTTCTATACTTAAGGATTCAAAGGTTATATATGTGGCTGATGAGCCTACAGGAGGCACGCATTTTTCCCTAGTAATAGCAGGGGCATATAAAATGCCTTTTGAAGAAGCTGACACCTACAAAAGAGATGAGAAAAATCACAAAGAGCTCACTCCTGTAATTAAGCCAGTGGTTGACAAGGTCTCATCCATAATAAATACCCATATTAAAAACCACGATGTAAGTGAAGTATATCTTGTTGGAGGAACATGCTGCTTTAATAATATAGAAGAAATGATTGAGAATTATATTAAGATACCTACAATAAAACCTAAAAATCCTTTATTCGTAACACCACTTGGAATTGCACTTAATTGTACTCAGGAAATAATGGAATAA
- a CDS encoding EutN/CcmL family microcompartment protein, giving the protein MIAGKVIDNIWATRKSDSLKGLKFMLIEAIGGKESGKYIIAADTIGAGIGERVLICGGSSARKMLGKDDVPVDAVIVGIIDEDCIF; this is encoded by the coding sequence ATGATAGCCGGAAAAGTAATTGATAATATTTGGGCTACGAGAAAATCGGATTCTCTAAAAGGCCTTAAATTCATGCTCATAGAAGCTATAGGGGGCAAGGAATCTGGCAAGTATATCATAGCTGCAGATACTATAGGAGCTGGTATAGGAGAGAGAGTGTTGATTTGTGGTGGAAGCTCAGCAAGAAAGATGCTAGGCAAAGACGATGTGCCAGTAGATGCTGTCATAGTTGGGATTATAGATGAGGATTGCATTTTTTAG
- a CDS encoding 4Fe-4S dicluster domain-containing protein → MDLQQIVKDAGIVGAGGAGFPTHAKLTEKAEYILLNAAECEPLLRVDQQLMEIYPKEIILGFEAAGKQVGASQAIIGIKNKHKKVIKILNEAIEALNLTEYVKVTPLEDVYPAGDEHVLVYEFTKKIVPELGIPLRVGCVVINSETALNIYNAINQLPVTDTYLTIAGDIENPVTLKVPVGTPIRALFEKAGIKDIDSYAVIDGGPMMGPVMENIDGFVNKKSKGYILLKKDHFLIKRKTVSLERASVVSRTACEQCRMCTDLCPRYLLGHNMQPHKMMRTLGYQLKDISEQDISQLCCECNVCELFACPVNIHPRAVNVIYKKKLQEQGIRYEPIKTEFTPRVARDFRLIPTKRLIFKLGLHDYDRPAPLDFDEYKSSYVEIPMSQHIGRPSQPIVSAGEQVKKGQLIAVIPENSLGAAIHASIDGVVVKVDEKSIAIKVGDYE, encoded by the coding sequence GTGGACTTACAGCAAATAGTAAAAGATGCAGGGATAGTAGGAGCAGGAGGAGCTGGCTTTCCAACTCATGCAAAGCTCACAGAAAAAGCTGAGTACATCCTTCTAAACGCAGCTGAATGCGAGCCGCTACTAAGAGTGGATCAGCAGCTTATGGAGATTTACCCAAAGGAAATCATATTGGGCTTTGAAGCAGCAGGAAAACAAGTAGGGGCGTCACAAGCAATCATAGGAATTAAGAATAAGCATAAAAAAGTAATAAAAATTTTAAATGAAGCAATAGAAGCTTTGAACTTAACTGAGTATGTAAAGGTAACTCCTCTTGAGGATGTATATCCAGCTGGAGATGAGCATGTCCTAGTATATGAGTTTACAAAAAAAATAGTGCCAGAGCTAGGAATACCACTTAGAGTAGGGTGCGTAGTTATAAATTCAGAAACTGCATTAAATATTTACAATGCCATAAATCAGCTTCCAGTAACAGATACCTATTTGACTATAGCTGGGGACATAGAAAATCCTGTGACGCTCAAGGTTCCAGTAGGCACGCCAATTAGAGCCTTATTTGAAAAAGCAGGCATAAAGGATATAGATAGCTACGCAGTAATAGATGGTGGTCCTATGATGGGACCTGTGATGGAAAATATAGATGGCTTTGTAAATAAAAAAAGCAAGGGCTATATTCTTTTGAAGAAAGACCATTTTCTAATTAAAAGAAAAACAGTGAGTTTAGAAAGAGCTAGCGTTGTTAGCAGAACTGCTTGTGAGCAGTGCAGAATGTGTACGGATTTATGTCCTAGGTATCTTTTGGGACATAATATGCAGCCTCATAAGATGATGAGAACTCTTGGCTATCAGCTAAAGGATATAAGTGAGCAGGATATTTCTCAGCTATGCTGTGAGTGCAACGTATGCGAACTATTTGCTTGCCCAGTAAACATCCACCCAAGAGCTGTAAACGTAATATATAAAAAGAAGCTTCAGGAACAGGGAATAAGATATGAGCCTATTAAAACTGAATTTACTCCGAGGGTGGCAAGGGATTTTAGATTGATACCTACAAAACGCCTCATTTTCAAACTAGGGCTTCATGATTATGACAGACCAGCACCTCTTGATTTTGATGAATACAAATCGTCATACGTTGAAATACCTATGAGTCAGCATATAGGAAGGCCATCACAGCCTATAGTAAGCGCTGGAGAGCAAGTGAAAAAAGGACAGCTGATAGCTGTGATTCCAGAAAATTCACTAGGGGCAGCTATTCATGCTAGTATAGACGGGGTGGTAGTAAAGGTAGATGAAAAATCTATAGCGATAAAGGTGGGAGATTATGAGTAA
- a CDS encoding BMC domain-containing protein: protein MSNSIGMIELTSIAKGIYATDMMIKAANIEVVSATPVCPGKYIAIIQGDVAAVESSINAGVRASEEYLVDSFILANVHPAVFPAITATTLPDGSGALGVMESFSMASMIMAADAALKTAEIQALELRLGSGLGGKAYFTFTGDVAAVNEAVEAGKVMAMEKGLLVDVAIMPSPAKKLWQALF from the coding sequence ATGAGTAACTCAATTGGAATGATAGAGCTTACCAGCATTGCGAAAGGCATATATGCAACTGATATGATGATTAAGGCGGCAAATATTGAAGTCGTAAGTGCAACTCCAGTATGCCCAGGAAAATATATAGCGATAATTCAAGGCGATGTAGCAGCAGTTGAAAGCTCGATAAATGCTGGAGTAAGAGCTTCTGAGGAATACTTAGTAGATAGCTTTATATTAGCAAATGTTCATCCGGCTGTATTTCCAGCCATAACAGCAACTACACTTCCAGATGGAAGCGGAGCCCTAGGGGTTATGGAATCCTTTTCTATGGCTTCTATGATTATGGCGGCAGACGCTGCGCTTAAAACAGCTGAAATACAAGCGCTTGAGCTTAGACTTGGCAGTGGACTTGGAGGAAAGGCGTATTTTACATTCACAGGTGACGTTGCGGCTGTAAATGAAGCAGTAGAAGCAGGAAAAGTAATGGCTATGGAAAAAGGCTTGCTAGTTGATGTAGCAATAATGCCATCTCCTGCAAAAAAACTTTGGCAAGCGCTTTTTTAA